A genomic stretch from Diachasmimorpha longicaudata isolate KC_UGA_2023 chromosome 2, iyDiaLong2, whole genome shotgun sequence includes:
- the LOC135172835 gene encoding transmembrane protein 94 isoform X3, which produces MEGNRVESNAGFNETGESKKIEDKLGLTTTEALEILHSEVARVLKDYEADCTKNKKYRGWLKDTLHHRSQYTTLCWTSAIALIINAISLILSSCFNVNDPRYSTLPYEGVIVLCFVVLNFILVLSDNILRHKEISHRVRILLKKLEAARDTCKWNTDNYPHLCSPLSPCVTLQWTYRDGSIVNLPWALLVTGDIIVIRPGQQVPGYCVPYDDTEAPILHAKEVYSLPVHGGHEIFSSPRARTPLKNKIYKLQETPYLTNLQMALDQALDRSVTYHNRERHLVMICCIEQLAYPILLIIVQLVNLLRYLYFHQQFGSGHWTELFMLQPIAVTLPLLPIVFPSLWIILNCFGMARFKALFELYQTSKKVPFIDPFEDTDISGSNSPEVVYNWGELTENFFGILFGREYMMSRSASILHVLGSVTALSCVDKKGILSWSNPTAEKVFFLRNASTLSRDSSTMSLDKQSDPPKTSDSSKNESNKTMYAHHDMSHSVAEVLDLTHDHALPFRLQFDDQSWRQHLNSLKPLGLAILLNTCNMETQEHYSQFCCHVTCETLYNENLVPVTNRRCLCELAKQIGFQDQAQEIFQLEQQLSTFRHVQPEMVRRDIKFARSLSIATKLKFPFPHMVAVVVKEKGGGGLQLLTQGTADIILDSCIEFWDGHDLCPLSPTDRKKILDFYQRTSLTSYCTAFAYRPLIRGMNSKLSNIYLELPSDSKHLYAPHRSPTPLPWDFKNVLDPRVKGLLGQFHSTDSLLCSETKDAEVNDVESCFELQCNQIFIGMVTMQYQAQADMVQLIEQLERACIRFVHFSKENELRSRVFSEKMGLESGWNCHISLLSERARSESPVDWWVSQAAAMSSPTPSTQSHQYNHSCMDEASQLFNRVNPRSNLDTSRAMSMSAPSAINTDFCTVKFDDDATEWHNPEPSQAKSAMSHSLNYTADNGNAGAPLLPEHDTVRSEDSVLVQSVDLGSGQEAWRSLSCLTDSTEQSAPVNFDLSNRAKLPRGIDKIRPHLELIDNVPLLVSLFTDCNTAVTREMLHIMQDYGEVVCVLGSSANAENMSIFMQADAGVGVEPLYPQVCQKIPVMTNTKEEQGPSPVELSRALNCIACSLSVKREDPIAIFHLIMEARDYMKCLWNCVQFWLCCVVTLSLVQALSDFLMLPPLLSVGQTLWLICLIIPLLSVSMIATPTDPTIMQRATGKNQCAVTGEVALFVLWCYGCKFLPTIVTIILCQLLMYMILCTYYVKEESQCFYIYPDTSSEVYWGGWSNEPNIIMLAQHMALTLLVLHFVMISMSFVHREYSIWRRWPFNNWPWCLNAFIVLALQAIFSGNLLYSILKEEQQKDENFPIHLPLFFFISLPIVCSTNELVKWQEIKANVRYQKRARLEFGTKLGMNSPF; this is translated from the exons ATGGAGGGAAATAGAGTCGAGAGTAATGCTGGATTTAATGAGACGGGCGAGAGCAAGAAGATTGAAGATAAATTGGGACTCACTACTACCGAAGCCTTAGAGATTCTACACAGCGAAGTGGCGAGGGTTTTGAAGGATTATGAGGCAGATTGCACAAAGAATAA AAAATACAGAGGATGGCTAAAGGATACATTGCATCATAGAAGTCAATACACAACACTCTGTTGGACATCAGCAATAGCCCTGATTATTAATGCTATCAGCCTCATCCTATCTTCGTGTTTTAATGTTAATGATCCAAG GTATTCTACACTTCCATACGAAGGAGTCATAGTCTTGTGTTTCGTAGTATTAAATTTCATATTAGTTTTATCCGACAACATTCTGAGGCATAAGGAAATATCCCATCGTGTAAGGAtactgttgaaaaaattggaagCCGCTCGTGACACATGCAAGTGGAATACAGATAATTATCCCCATCTGTGCAGTCCACTCTCTCCATGCGTAACACTCCAGTGGACGTATAGAGACGGTTCGATTGTCAATTTACCCTGGGCTTTGTTGGTTACTGGTGACATAATTGTCATTAGGCCCGGCCAACAAGTCCCTGGGTACTGTGTGCCATATGAC GACACAGAGGCTCCAATTCTCCACGCCAAAGAAGTGTACAGTCTCCCAGTTCACGGTGGTCACGAGATATTCTCCTCTCCTCGGGCACGAACTCCCCTGAAGAACAAGATCTACAAGCTCCAGGAGACTCCATACCTGACGAATCTTCAAATGGCTCTCGATCAAGCGTTGGACCGGTCAGTGACTTACCACAATCGCGAACGGCACCTAGTTATGATCTGCTGCATCGAACAATTGGCCTATCCTATTCTCCTCATCATCGTGCAATTAGTGAATTTACTCCGTTACCTCTACTTCCACCAGCAGTTTGGAAGTGGTCATTGGACTGAACTGTTTATGCTTCAACCCATAGCAGTGACACTTCCCCTCTTGCCCATTGTTTTTCCCAGTTTGTGGATTATACTCAATTGCTTCGGTATGGCGAGGTTCAAGGCCCTCTTCGAGTTGTATCAGACATCGAAAAAAGTACCATTTATTGATCCGTTTGAAGATACTGATATTTCAGGTTCTAATAGCCCCGAAGTTGTTTATAATTGGGGTGAACTCACAGAAAATTTCTTTGGAATCCTTTTTGGAAGGGAGTATATGATGTCAAGGTCTGCCAGTATTCTTCATGTTTTAGGATCTGTTACG GCCCTCTCCTGTGTTGACAAGAAAGGAATTCTCTCCTGGTCGAATCCCACAGCTGAGAAAGTATTCTTTCTTCGCAATGCCAGTACGTTATCTAGAGATTCTAGCACCATGAGCTTAGATAAACAGTCGGATCCACCTAAGACTAGTGACTCCAGTAAAAATGAGTCGAATAAAACGATGTATGCGCACCATG ACATGTCTCACTCAGTAGCCGAAGTTCTGGACTTAACCCATGACCATGCGCTCCCCTTTCGTCTCCAGTTTGACGATCAATCATGGAGACAACACCTGAATTCTCTCAAACCTTTGGGCCTTGCAATTCTTCTCAACACGTGCAATATGGAAACCCAGGAGCATTACTCTCAGTTCTGCTGTCACGTAACGTGTGAAACTCTTTACAACGAAAATTTAGTCCCTGTGACTAATAGGCG GTGTCTCTGTGAACTTGCCAAGCAAATTGGATTTCAGGATCAAGcacaagaaatttttcaattggaaCAGCAGTTGTCAACGTTTAGACACGTG CAACCAGAAATGGTCCGAAGAGATATAAAATTTGCTCGTTCGCTGAGTATTGCCACAAAACTAAAATTTCCCTTTCCCCACATGGTAGCAGTTGTAGTTAAAGAGAAAGGAGGGGGTGGTCTACAATTATTGACACAAGGAACGGCTGACATAATTCTAGATTCTTGCATAGAATTCTGGGATGGGCATGATCTCTGTCCCCTGTCACCAAcggatcgaaaaaaaatacttgattTTTATCAGAGAACAAGCTTAACTTCCTATTGCACAGCATTTGCCTACAGACCTTTGATTCGGGGGATGAATTCAAAGCTGTCCAACATTTATCTCGAACTGCCTTCAGACAGTAAACATCTTTATGCACCTCACCGAAGTCCTACGCCTTTGCCCTGGgatttcaaaaatgttttgGATCCGAGAGTTAAGGGACTTCTGGGACAATTTCATTCGACAG ACTCTCTCTTATGCAGCGAAACAAAAGATGCAGAGGTAAACGATGTGGAAAGTTGTTTTGAACTGCAGTgtaatcaaatatttataggGATGGTGACAATGCAGTACCAAGCCCAAGCAGATATG GTACAACTGATTGAACAATTAGAAAGAGCGTGCATAAGATTCGTTCACTTCAGCAAGGAAAATGAATTGCGTTCACGGGTATTCTCGGAGAAGATGGGTCTTGAAAGCGGATGGAACTGTCACATTTCATTACTCAGCGAAAGAGCTag GTCAGAGAGTCCCGTGGACTGGTGGGTAAGCCAGGCGGCTGCCATGTCCTCACCTACACCGTCAACTCAATCACATCAGTATAATCATTCCTGCATGGACGAGGCCAGCCAATTGTTTAATCGCGTTAATCCGCG CTCGAATCTGGATACAAGCAGGGCGATGAGTATGTCAGCACCCAGTGCGATAAACACAGATTTTTGCACTGTTAAATTCGACGATGATGCGACCGAGTGGCACAATCCGGAACCTTCACAAGCAAAAAGTGCAATGAGCCATAG CTTAAATTATACCGCAGATAATGGAAATGCTGGAGCACCACTACTCCC AGAACACGACACGGTAAGGAGTGAGGATAGTGTTCTGGTCCAAAGTGTGGATTTAGGCTCTGGTCAGGAAGCATGGAGATCACTCAGTTGTTTGACAGACAGTACTGAACAAAGTGCTCCAGTTAATTTTGATCTATCCAATAGG GCAAAATTACCTAGGGGAATCGATAAAATTCGGCCTCACCTAGAATTAATAGATAATGTACCTCTGCTGGTATCTCTATTCACCGACTGCAATACTGCAGTTACCAGGGAAATGCTTCACATAATGCAGGATTATGGTGAAGTTGTTTGTGTTCTGGGATCATCAGCCAACGCCGAAAATATGTCTATATTTATGCAAGCTGATGCAGG CGTTGGTGTGGAACCTCTCTACCCCCAAGTTTGCCAAAAAATACCTGTGATGACCAACACCAAAGAAGAACAGGGTCCCTCACCAGTGGAATTGAGTCGTGCGCTCAATTGTATAGCTTGTTCGCTAAGTGTTAAAAGAGAAGATCCAATCGccatttttcatctcattaTGGAG gCCCGAGATTATATGAAGTGCTTATGGAATTGTGTTCAATTCTGGCTGTGTTGTGTTGTCACGCTGTCGTTAGTTCAAGCATTATCAGATTTTTTAATGCTGCCCCCACTACTCTCTGTTGGTCAAACACTTTGGCTCATATGTTTAATTATCCCGTTGCTGTCGGTGTCAATGATAGCAACACCCACCGATCCAACGATAATGCAAAGAGCAACAGGAAAGAATCAGTGCGCTGTCACCGGAGAG GTTGCATTATTTGTTCTATGGTGTTACGGCTGTAAATTTTTGCCGACAATTGTAACTATAATCTTGTGCCAATTACTCATGTATATGATTCTCTGTACATATTACGTGAAAGAAGAATCTCAgtgtttttatatttatccTGATACATCGAGTGAAGTTTACTGGGGCGGATGGAGTAATGAGCcaaatattattatgttgGCGCAACATATGGCTCTAACATTGCTTGTCTTACATTTTG TGATGATATCCATGAGCTTTGTACATAGAGAGTATTCAATTTGGAGGAGATGGCCTTTCAATAATTGGCCTTGGTGTTTAAATGCATTTATTGT tctaGCATTGCAGGCAATATTTTCGGGTAATTTATTGTACAGTATATTGAAGGAAGAACAACAGAAAGATGAGAATTTCCCCATTCACTtgccattatttttcttcatatcGCTTCCAATCGTTTGTTCCACCAATGAACTAGTTAAGTGGCAAGAGATCAA agCCAACGTGAGGTATCAAAAACGGGCTCGATTAGAATTTGGGACGAAACTGGGTATGAATTCGCCATTCTGA